In Desulfosediminicola ganghwensis, a single window of DNA contains:
- a CDS encoding carboxylate/amino acid/amine transporter, translating to MVYLVGITCLWAFSFSLIGVYLAGQVDSYFAVLTRVFLAALVFLPMLRRIPVHLATKFMALGAVQLGLMYIFYYKSFLLLSVPEVLVFTILTPVYVTLIYDLMQGRFSYRYLVSAVMAVIGAAIIRYNAVGSEVLLGFLVVQGANLCFALGQVGYKVVLERNKLDLPQRAVFGYFYLGALIVAGCSWMIFGNPGKLPVTTTQWGILVYLGIVASGLGYFLWNKGATMVDAGVLAIMNNALVPAGLMVNLLIWNREADLLRLSLGGGVLLLSLFFHKYWANRNISRAF from the coding sequence ATGGTTTATCTGGTTGGCATCACCTGTCTGTGGGCGTTTTCATTCAGTCTTATCGGTGTTTACCTGGCAGGCCAGGTTGACTCATACTTTGCGGTGTTGACCCGTGTATTTCTGGCTGCCCTGGTTTTCCTGCCTATGCTGCGCAGAATCCCCGTACATCTTGCAACGAAATTTATGGCCCTTGGTGCAGTGCAGCTCGGGCTCATGTACATATTTTACTACAAGTCCTTCTTGCTGTTATCTGTTCCTGAAGTACTTGTTTTCACCATTCTCACACCGGTGTATGTCACCCTTATCTACGATCTCATGCAAGGGCGGTTCAGCTACCGCTATCTGGTCAGCGCTGTGATGGCCGTGATCGGCGCTGCGATTATTCGCTACAACGCGGTTGGTTCCGAGGTCTTGCTGGGTTTTCTGGTTGTACAGGGGGCAAATCTCTGTTTTGCGCTAGGCCAGGTCGGCTATAAGGTGGTTTTGGAGAGAAACAAGCTTGATCTGCCCCAGCGAGCCGTGTTCGGATATTTCTATCTCGGGGCTTTGATTGTGGCAGGTTGTTCCTGGATGATTTTCGGCAACCCGGGAAAATTGCCTGTCACAACAACGCAGTGGGGAATACTGGTTTACCTCGGAATCGTTGCCTCTGGACTCGGCTATTTTCTCTGGAACAAGGGCGCCACCATGGTGGATGCAGGAGTACTGGCGATAATGAACAATGCGCTGGTACCGGCAGGCCTCATGGTTAATCTGCTGATCTGGAACCGGGAGGCGGATCTGTTGCGGTTGAGTCTTGGTGGTGGAGTGCTGCTACTTTCCCTGTTTTTCCACAAGTATTGGGCAAACCGAAATATCTCACGTGCTTTTTAA
- a CDS encoding carbon starvation protein A codes for MIIFFASVAALIIGYLVYGAVIDRIFGADPNRKTPAETMQDGVDYLELPPWKIFLIQLLNIAGLGPIFGPILGALYGPVALVWIVLGAIFAGAVHDYFSGMLSVRYNGQSVPDVVGQNLGMLFKQFMRGFSVILLILVGVVFFLAPAELLQNLTGIDVKILVGIILAYYFMATILPIDKIIGRVYPIFGAILIFMAVGLMTMLIAKGYDFYPQRTLVNVNPQNLPLWPLMFITIACGAVSGFHATQSPLMARCLPNEKYGRSVFYGSMIAEGVIALIWCTLAISFFHTPEMLNKVLGEGGPGLVVNQVSTTLLGPFGGVLAIIGVVLLPITSGDTAFRSARLILADTFKLSQVEPVKRLLIAVPLFAVGFLISLSEYGLIWRYFGWANQTLATVVLWAAAMYLLKHGKLHWVASLPATFMTVVVVTFLANSGIGFGLPMNVSTSIGLGVAFVIVVAFFNKARTLRIQGKEFGEPQ; via the coding sequence ATGATAATATTTTTTGCGAGCGTTGCCGCGCTTATAATTGGCTATCTGGTTTACGGGGCGGTTATTGACAGGATTTTTGGTGCGGATCCAAACAGAAAAACCCCGGCAGAAACGATGCAGGATGGGGTCGATTATCTCGAGCTTCCGCCCTGGAAGATCTTTCTTATTCAACTCTTGAACATAGCTGGTTTAGGCCCGATTTTCGGCCCAATTCTGGGGGCGTTGTATGGGCCTGTGGCGTTGGTCTGGATTGTGCTGGGAGCAATCTTCGCCGGTGCTGTACACGATTACTTTTCCGGCATGCTCTCGGTTCGTTATAACGGACAAAGTGTGCCGGATGTAGTGGGGCAAAATCTCGGAATGCTTTTCAAGCAGTTCATGCGTGGTTTCTCTGTGATTCTCCTGATTTTGGTTGGGGTGGTATTTTTTCTCGCGCCTGCGGAATTGTTACAGAATCTGACCGGCATTGACGTGAAGATTTTGGTCGGTATCATCCTGGCATATTATTTTATGGCGACAATTCTTCCCATCGACAAGATAATTGGCAGAGTGTACCCCATTTTCGGCGCCATACTGATCTTTATGGCGGTTGGTCTTATGACTATGCTGATAGCCAAAGGATATGATTTTTATCCGCAGAGAACGCTGGTAAACGTCAATCCGCAAAATCTGCCACTCTGGCCGCTGATGTTCATAACGATTGCCTGTGGGGCGGTGAGTGGATTTCATGCCACCCAGTCACCTCTCATGGCCCGTTGCCTGCCGAATGAAAAATATGGCCGTAGCGTCTTCTACGGTTCGATGATTGCCGAGGGAGTTATCGCTCTGATCTGGTGTACACTGGCCATTTCATTTTTTCATACCCCGGAAATGTTGAACAAGGTTCTCGGAGAAGGTGGTCCGGGGCTGGTGGTCAATCAGGTTTCCACAACTCTGCTTGGTCCATTTGGCGGGGTATTGGCCATTATCGGTGTTGTGCTGTTGCCTATCACCTCAGGAGATACTGCTTTTCGCAGTGCCCGGCTGATATTAGCCGATACGTTCAAACTCTCCCAGGTTGAACCGGTCAAACGCCTGTTGATAGCGGTACCGCTTTTTGCTGTGGGTTTTCTTATTTCGTTGTCAGAGTATGGACTTATCTGGCGCTATTTCGGCTGGGCCAACCAGACTTTGGCAACAGTGGTTCTCTGGGCGGCCGCCATGTATCTCCTGAAGCACGGTAAACTGCATTGGGTGGCAAGTCTTCCGGCAACGTTCATGACGGTTGTTGTCGTCACTTTTCTTGCAAACTCCGGGATAGGATTTGGCTTGCCCATGAACGTCTCTACTTCAATAGGTCTGGGAGTGGCGTTCGTGATTGTTGTGGCCTTTTTCAATAAAGCGAGGACGCTTCGTATCCAGGGAAAGGAGTTTGGCGAACCGCAATAA
- the pstS gene encoding phosphate ABC transporter substrate-binding protein PstS: MKKILLCAIATFCLLSVSTVQSALANTRLVGSGASFPAPLYSIWFQQFSRANSDIQVNYQSKGSGAGIRDFQNGVVDFAASDAAMSEEEIAAVEGGVQLLPMTAGEVVLAYNLQGVAELKLPREVYPAIFLGQIKKWNDPKIAEANPGVTLPDLDITVVTRADSSGTTYVFTKHLSTINEEFSNGPGTGKAINWPNDVKLVRSPKNDGVTATIKQTPGAIGYIEMGFARMARLAMAVLQNKEGEYVKAGKEGGMKALASVEIPEDMIVWASDPAGKDSYPIVTYTWMVFHKKYDDPKKADALRRMVEYCLDEGQKVSDRAGYIELPANVVERVREASKNIQ, encoded by the coding sequence ATGAAGAAAATATTGTTGTGCGCAATTGCAACTTTTTGCCTGCTTAGCGTGTCCACAGTTCAATCAGCACTTGCCAATACCCGCCTCGTAGGTTCAGGGGCCAGTTTCCCCGCGCCTTTGTACTCAATCTGGTTTCAGCAGTTCAGCAGAGCGAATTCCGATATTCAGGTGAACTATCAGTCCAAAGGCTCTGGTGCAGGTATCCGTGATTTCCAGAACGGTGTTGTCGATTTTGCGGCAAGTGACGCCGCTATGTCAGAAGAAGAGATTGCTGCGGTTGAAGGCGGTGTACAGCTTCTGCCCATGACTGCAGGTGAGGTTGTGCTTGCTTACAACCTGCAGGGTGTTGCGGAACTCAAGCTTCCCCGTGAAGTGTATCCTGCGATTTTCCTTGGCCAGATAAAAAAGTGGAACGACCCTAAGATCGCTGAAGCAAACCCGGGAGTTACTCTGCCGGATCTTGACATCACCGTGGTAACACGCGCTGACAGCTCTGGTACTACGTACGTTTTTACCAAGCATCTGAGCACCATTAACGAAGAATTCAGCAATGGGCCGGGTACTGGTAAAGCAATAAATTGGCCAAATGATGTTAAATTGGTCCGTTCACCGAAAAATGACGGTGTTACTGCGACCATTAAGCAGACCCCGGGTGCCATCGGGTACATTGAGATGGGGTTTGCACGTATGGCCCGGCTCGCCATGGCGGTGCTTCAGAACAAAGAGGGTGAGTATGTGAAGGCTGGTAAAGAGGGTGGTATGAAAGCCCTGGCCAGTGTTGAAATCCCGGAAGACATGATCGTATGGGCTTCCGATCCTGCCGGCAAGGACTCGTATCCAATAGTTACCTACACCTGGATGGTTTTCCACAAGAAATACGATGATCCGAAAAAAGCAGATGCTCTTCGCAGGATGGTAGAATACTGCCTCGACGAAGGCCAGAAAGTATCTGACAGAGCAGGCTATATCGAGTTGCCGGCAAACGTAGTTGAGCGTGTCCGCGAAGCTTCTAAAAATATCCAGTAA
- the pstC gene encoding phosphate ABC transporter permease subunit PstC codes for MPHHTDPNTAEAGSLSRPPSKGDILFDTSFRWMTLAFTWATIFLLGYIVFKIGGQALPAISQYGFKFLTTTTWDVNAGQFGILPEIWGTLYSSFLALIFGGFFGVSIAIFVTQDFLPKSVELVLKNLIELLAAIPSVVYGLWGIYVLIPIARPVAEVLHSTFGWVPFFSTSLSGPGMFPAAIVLSIMILPTVAAISQDALRSVPLKTKEAAFGMGTTRWEAILRVMLPTASGGIFGALVLGFGRALGETMALAMLVGNSNQISLSVFAPANTLAALLALNFPEAGPHEAAVLMYAACVLLLITLLVNIAGAALISFMGPGGRK; via the coding sequence ATGCCCCACCACACAGACCCGAATACCGCTGAAGCGGGCTCTTTGTCGCGACCACCGTCAAAGGGAGACATATTATTTGATACATCATTTCGATGGATGACCCTGGCATTTACCTGGGCAACCATTTTTTTGCTTGGATACATCGTCTTTAAAATCGGTGGACAGGCATTGCCGGCGATCAGCCAATATGGCTTTAAATTTCTCACCACTACCACCTGGGATGTGAATGCCGGCCAATTCGGCATTCTGCCGGAAATATGGGGAACTCTCTACAGTTCGTTTCTTGCCCTTATTTTCGGTGGATTCTTCGGGGTGAGCATTGCAATTTTTGTCACCCAGGATTTTTTGCCGAAAAGCGTGGAACTGGTCCTGAAAAACCTGATTGAGTTACTTGCAGCGATTCCGAGTGTTGTTTACGGCCTATGGGGCATTTATGTCCTGATTCCAATTGCCAGGCCTGTGGCAGAAGTTCTGCACAGCACATTCGGCTGGGTTCCGTTTTTCTCAACCAGCTTGAGTGGACCGGGCATGTTCCCGGCGGCGATAGTACTTTCCATCATGATTTTACCGACTGTTGCCGCCATATCGCAGGATGCGCTCAGGTCGGTCCCGCTCAAGACCAAAGAAGCAGCTTTCGGTATGGGGACCACGCGCTGGGAGGCAATACTGCGCGTGATGTTGCCCACCGCCTCCGGCGGTATCTTCGGTGCCCTGGTGCTTGGCTTCGGTCGCGCACTTGGGGAGACCATGGCGCTGGCTATGCTGGTTGGTAACTCAAACCAGATCAGCCTCTCTGTATTTGCACCTGCCAACACTCTAGCTGCATTGCTGGCCTTGAACTTTCCCGAAGCCGGACCGCACGAGGCCGCGGTTCTCATGTATGCCGCCTGCGTGCTGCTGCTGATTACCCTGCTGGTGAATATTGCCGGTGCGGCCCTGATCTCTTTCATGGGGCCGGGAGGTAGGAAATGA